CTTGGATAAGTTTGTACTGACGTAAGTAAACCAGTTTGCAGTATGTTACTAAGGAGCTTCTGAAAAGACTGTTTTTGGGCAATGCCTTTAAAAAAAGTTGTCTTTTGGAGGTAAATTCATGGAAAATGTTGATCTAAGAATAAAATTAATGTATCCTGGCTGCCTGTTCTGTAAATATTGGGAGACCGGTTAACCTTGGGAAGTGCAAGTATTCTTTTCTTGATGGGAAAAGAAGGGTAAACTGTTTCTTTAAgaccacctattggaaggtagctcACGATTTTCAAGAAGCCTTGTGACATGAGTTGGGATATAAATATCTACCAAAAGGAAAAGACACCCATCTGCagacatccttttttttttttttaagttcttgCCAAGCAGAGCAGGGTTCTGGTGTTTAGGCAAGAGGCCATTAACATGAGTCCTTGTTCCGCCTTTTGAAATCCTAAAGTTTTAGATTTGcttttattcattttcatccatgtCTCTTGTATTTTTGCAGAAAACCAGCTGATTTACAAAATCTTGCACCAGGAACACACCCACCATTTATAACCTACAACCATGAAGTAAAGACAGATGTGAATAAGATTGAAGAATTTTTGGAAGAAGTGCTTTGCCCTCCAAAGTGAGTGAGATCTGCATTGAGATTTTACTACAGCTCTTGGGTCTGTTGTCATTGTGCACCTCAGTTGACACCTCtagcttggaaaaaaaaaaattgtcatggaAATTAgaacttagaaaaaaaatttgacaATGTATAATGAAATGAGTAAGCGCAAAGctgtttataaataaataaatttacacaaTACATTTGAGGGTCCTACTTGCAAGAACTTGCAatttatgaggtagagggggtgacacaaggagTAGCAGCGGCAACATAGGGGGTAACATTGCTTACACAGTGGTCCAGACCATTGGCTACTTAAATTACATAAAGCCATTTTAGCCCCTCACTTCTCTGCAGTCACTGCTAATTCTAAGAGTTTGATTTCACAAGCTTTTTCAAATATGCCGTGCCACCAGGTGCATTAGCTTTGTTTTAAAGTATTCCTGGCCAAACAGAATGGCATAAAGGGTTCATCGTGGTCGAAATGGCTTAGTAGTTAATACAGGATATACTTGATgggttaaagcaggggtagggaacgtactgctctccagctgttgcaaaactacaacttccagcatgcatacttgctttgctgttcttggaactcccatggaagtgaatggagcatgatgggagttgtagtttcacagcagctggagagccgaaggttccctacccctggtttaaagGAATATTTCAACAACAGATTTTATGGCATAAATGTGTTAGAATTCTCCCAGCTGAACAAATGCGTTTTCAATTTATTTCAGGTACCGCAAGTTGGCAGCAAGGCACCCAGAATCTAACACCGCTGGCATGGACATATTTGCTAAGTTTTCAGCATATATAAAGAACTCCCGCCCAGATGCCAATGAAGGTAATTAATCTGAATAGATCTGCAATTTGCTTAGCCATTTCTTGTGCAAGGTCGACTGTATGCTAACAAAGAATGCTTGTTTGATTAAcagacatgtaggatttagctgtccgcttgataAATCGGACAcctttgtaaatggacacttaaggacacccacggacactaaaggacactacatggtgtcccatttaaattcatgcaaattgcaaacggacagagctagtgtccgatgctaaaatcttccgtggacattagctacggacactagctgttggacactgacgctagtgtgaaccctgcttaacaAGGATGTCGTTTGAGTTCAGGTATTCCCATTGTTACACTGCCCTCTGCTGTTCTCAGTCTATATTTTATGGCAGTACCTAAAGTAAACTCATTGTGAGGAATGACTAAGTTGAAGTTGGTTGATCTAAAATTTGTAAACTCTGTTTTCAAAAGCAATTTGTTTTCAGATATTACTTTTATCATTTATTacaaaaatgtcactttattatgaactactgtatataaacagATACATGCTTAGAGAAAGACCTGCCCAAATGAGCTTCTAGGGAAGAGCAAAAATTGACATTGGCAACTGCATTTTGTTGATGCATACAAtttattttaactattttattgaaGGATAAGCATGTGATGGTAACTAAAACGAAACATTACGACTAAAAATGACCATATCACAGATTACAGTCTTCTGAAGTACATATAGCACTGGAAAATGCTGTAGTCAGTGGAATCAAAGTACACAATGTGGCATTAAAGTGGTGTGATATGGAGTTGGAAAGATGAAATCATgacatatatatttgtgtgtgtgtgtgtgtgtgtgtgtgtgtgtgtgtgtgtatatatatatatatatatatatatatatatatatatatatataatttattgtgTCAATTGGCTGAATATTTAGAGATACCTTGGTGGAAGGGGAAAGATCACATTCAGGCTAAGTGTAGAAGCTCTTTTGAGGAGCGGGCAGTTAAGTATGGCTGGCACCACTGTCCCCACATCTTCCAAACTTCTTCGGGCACTTTCTATACTTGAAAATTACTTTTTTGTACAGGACGACAGTATTAACCATGCTTTTCCAGATGGAGAGTTGAGGATTTGCAGTGGATGCATACATTTTAGTTTAAAGTGAGACCGATTTAGAAAGCACTTAAGGCTTCTTCACACAACCTGTTCTGGTCACATTTCCTGGAATGACTGCGACTGTGTGAATGAATTGGATCATGGTGAGTTATTAGTGAGTAACCTCCTGAATGGCCAGAGAGCTCTACTGTGGTGAATTCAAGGTTTTGCCAGTACCGTACTGTGGCACTCCAGCCATTCCAGAGGTCACTGCATCATAACAGACTATGGCACACAGAACACTATGAACACTATGTGAATGATCTGGCCGCGTTTGGAGATGACTCTGTTAGCAGGTATTAAACACCATGGTCAAAAGTGTTGTTGCCATACTCGCTAGCCCTCTATGCTTCGAAGGCAAGGAGTTGATGTGCTGCTATGGCAACCCAGGGCCTGATCAAGGCTACCAGATTTGCCATTTGCCCTGACTGACTTTCAACCATGTTTTTATACCGAAGTGTATTCTATTAGGGATCAGAAGGTCCTATTGTCTATTCCACTAATGGAgagttttaaaatgttttttttaaaaaattactgtAAAAATAAGGCACTATTTCTCCAACaatgcaaacgcagtaaaaaaaaaataaaaataaaaaatcgaaAACTGTATTTACCACAGAATGGTATTAATAAAAAGTTTGTCtctaaattaaaaaacaaacaaaaacaaaaccgcTTTCAAgtagcttaattttttttttttttttttttttttaatgtagattgtgagccccacatagagctcacaatgtacatttttccctatcagtaggtctttttttggaatatgggatggaaatccatgcaaacacggggagaacatacaaactccttgcagatgtttttttgcccatggcgggatttgaacaccaggactccagtgctgcaaggctgcagtgctaaccactgagccaccgtgtggccccctcaagTAGCTTAATTTATAGGGGATAAAAAAATGAAAGTTTTGGCAGAATATGGTGACCACAAATAATTTTTCTTAAATTATGCTAAATGAGTACAAAAACTAAAACATATGCTTGTATAGCGGTAATCCTAATGACCAAAAGAACAAGAATGTTGTTTGTGCTGTACAGTGAATGGTGCAAAATTTATACAGTTATTGCTTCTGAATTCTGCcaagaaaaaagaaaagcttTAAAGCCAAAACCAGCAAAATGTCTGTCAAGTATGTGTTTCttatttatgttttgttttgcagCACTAGAAAGAGGTTTACTGAAGACTCTGCAGAAGCTCGATGAATACCTGAACTCTCCCTTACCTGATGAAATTGATGAGAATAGTATTGAGGATGTTGTAGTTTCCAACCGGAAATTCTTAGATGGAGATGATATGACTTTAGCAGATTGTAATCTTTTGCCAAAGCTTCATATAGTAAAGgtacaaaaaaagaaataactTTGCTCAGTATGGCATTAGAGATTTTTGGTTACTTTCGGAATAACATTTtgtgtgtgtttctgtttttcaggtggtGACCAAAAAGTACAGAAACTTTGATATCCCAAAGTCGATGACCGGGATCTGGAGATATCTGAGCAACGCATACAGCAGAGACGAATTCATCAACACTTGTCCGTGTGACCGTGAGATAGAAATAGCATATGCAGATGTAGCCAAAAGGCTTACCAAGTGAACTGTGCTTTGTAACCAGAAGGGGCCTTAGTCCACAAAAGATCTTCTTCTGGAGATTCTCATGgacaaaatgttttttgttttttttcctttaaacatAATTTTGTTTTCTGGCAATTAATAGAGTGCAAAACAAGGCCTGAAGTAAGCGGAATAAGTCTCTTGTTTTTAATGTGCTTTCTATTCTAGTAGAATATATATTGAGTTGAGTTGCTGGGTTATATATCTGGCTGCCAAGTGTAGTATTGAAGTAAATCAGTCTTCTTCACCCTTCCAAGGAATCTTTAATTAAAGAAATCAGGTAGACTTGCATTTTTGTCTTTAGCCGTCCAtgtagagcaggggtcggcaaaCTCTCTTGCCTTTGGTGCCAATTTTTAAAAGAAGATCAAAACTGAAATAGTCAGTGTGCCATACAATAGTTGTAAGGGTGTTGCATTACAAAAGTCATATAGTAAAAATCTTAACAGCAACCGTTTAATTAGTTGATCCTTGTCcctgacttaaaaaaaaataactgtgtAAATTGACCCTCCCGGTATCTGATTTTCTCTTCATTACACACAGTCCATACACCAGATGCAGCGAGAAGCAGGGTACAGATCTCAATATGGAAGGAAGGGAAAGCgcaaagaaatgcaggatttcaccagAAGAGGCcacaataattaattaattaagtaATAAAGTATATCTCAAAATTTATGAATGATTCGAATGCTGTCAGAAAATGAAATGTTATTTGAAAACTTAGTTATGCTTTAACACTTTTTTTCATAGCTGGGAAGTGCCGGTTACGTGTTGATGGGAACCTGACTGTTTGGTTCACACCAGCAATGTTCTATTCTCTTCATTTTAGACTTTCTGAAAAGCTATTTCTAGCAGTCCCATAATAATTATTGGAGAATTGCATTTTTTCCGTTTTTCTAGGCGGAATCtgtctgaagataggtcatgtagtttttggttttttttcctgctacctaAAAAGAATTCGCTTGaggaaaaaaactgctactgactcccattaaaatgaatggagggtGTTTTTTCAGACagatttttgaggcggattccacatcaaaatccgcctgcaaaaaaactccatgtgaacatgccctaaacgTGACTGAGCTGCTTCAtaggcaataggtaaaaaagcctcccattgatgtcaatgggtagcgcgtgtaagacggcacctattgaagtcaatgggatctgtgttACGCCGCTCACACTgaatgagtttacgtgtcagaatgagcggagcgcaaactctgtgtgaaagctGCCTAAAACTGGCACAACCTGTTAGCTGTATCTCTCAATGAAGTCCTACATCTAGCAGTGTCAATTGTTTAGCCCCTACATAAGTAGAGCAAAAAGTGTAGGGTATGTAGAAGCAAGCTaaagagagagtgtgtgtgtgtgtgtgtgtgtgtgtgtgtgtaaaattattttttttttatactgtcattTTGCAGCTGACAAAAATGGCAGTTGGGGTGCTTTCACACTGTTTTGTAGTATCTGTCGAAAGAATAAATCCGACTTATTTCCCAATGTTTACCTCTGATGGAGGCATTTGTCATCTGGCTACCCAGGGGTTCATTTGACGGGGCAGATTAACAATTTCAAGAAAGGTTTGCCAGTTATTCTGGACATAGACCAATAAACAGTCAGTATTCTTATTCAAAACCCTAAGGAGGTTTCCCATTGTGGTGCCCATTGTGACTGAGAGTCTGTGTTAGGCAGTCTCAACGGTTCTGATACATGTAGCTGCACAGCAAATATAATTGCAATGTTTTTAGCTGTGCTGTCAAGCGAGGAGACGTATGTGTACATGTAAGGTTACTGGTAACTGAAGTGAGTGAAGAAGGGGGGTACTAAAACTAGTGAGAGCCATTTATGTGAATGCCAATCATTTCATTTCAATAAAAGATGGGACAAAAACTGTTCTTTCTCTGGATTTAAGGGTCACAAGGGTAACAAGACCTTTGATTAGTGTTTAATCCATATCAGTGGGAGATACCATAAGATGCATAGTAAAGAAAGGACATACATTCTGATGTGTCTTTGCCTTTAAGAGGACTTGTCACCATAGCTATTTTAGAAGTACATGtatttctaaagaaaaaaaaaaacaagctggtGCATCTTTTAACACTGTATTGAGCTGTTCCTCTATTATCTCTTAGCATCGTCACTGCATAACCTAGCAAAGTTGGCGCTTATAGAACAGGACACCCTGCCAGCTACTAACACACAGTTGTCAATTTCTTTATAAATTTGTAATAGAAATAATGGAAATGGCACAAAAAAGAATTATAAGAAGGATGCTCCAGATATTAGTGATAACATAGGGAATAGAATTATTTATTAAAATGCATccactttaaaaatatgaaaaaatatttaGCTATGACTGAGATTATTTTATCTGTATGACAAATCGGAATAATTTAGCTTTTCCAGAGTAGGAAATGCCTAGATAAATGAATGCAAATGCTGCAAGTCTATAGTTAACGAAGATCAGCCAAAAAAATAATTAAGCAGGTCTGATAAAATAGTTGTCTACTGTAGGTAAACGATTGGCACGAATTCTCCTTACTGGTTGTATCATCCAAATAATGTGTGAGTCTTTGGCCATACTTAGCAATAGTTACTAAACTACAAGTTTTAGTTGATGCATTTCAAGTAACActaatttgattattttttatttttgttacataACAGCATATTTATGTCTATGTAATCTACAGCAATGCACCAAAGGATTTTCACAAGTTTAATTTTTGAGTAATAGAATACTAACTGTTCAAAGTTTGTAAAGTATCAGATATTCATGTTATTTCCCtatattgaaaaaaatgtaatcttTCTACTTATGGTCCTAAATAgaatactaaaaaaaataataagattTAGGACGTGCAAAATTGTCCAAAGTCTAAGTTAGCAGAAGGGATTTATTTACCCAATAAAGTACTTTAGAAATGTCTCACAATGTTAAGTAGGGCATAGACCTCTGACCTGATACTTGTCTCAGTATCTTCTTATATATGCCTCATGAATAATACCATAAAGGGCTTTCCCATTATAAATGGCGGTATAAATGGAGTCGGATATGTAAGAAGTCAGTGGGTGGTTTGGGTTTGGGTTTACTGATTCCACAAAGTTTTATACATACTTAAATAGTTCCgatcatagaaaccctttttttatgagtaacacgtcggaatagccttaagaaaggctattcgtctcctacctttcgttgtcttctctgcgccgctgttcgcctacaatcccggttcttgtctgtatgcaaatgagttcttttgcagcactgggggcgggtcccagcgctcaaacagcactgggggcatccccagtactgcgagagaactctctccagcgccacctccatcttcgtcaggaggtcatcttcctcctcttcttccggcggtgggttGTAACTGTGCGagtagccattttctcgtggcctgtgggtatgcgcagtctgccctttcttaaggctattctgacgtgttacccacaaaaaaaggattctatgataagatccctttaaatgttattTTGTGTTAAAAATCATTAATCTTAGTTGTGATGTACAAAAAGTATAGCAGTGTCCAAAACTTCTTCAGTTGGAAACCCCTCATCAGAGATGTAGCTGGGGGGTCAGTACAGTGTGGATAAACgcatccaagtgggcccccaacttaggtatactgATGACTTtaccatacagtgactgtatagtgaTGAATACAGTATAGGAAGCATTTAATGACTTACAGGTAATTGTTCACGTTTTCTTTCTCTTTCTGGATCGGGCCACTCTTTGTTCTAGCAACCCAACAACCCCTTCTATAATCCCCTTTTTTTCCACAAATAAGACCCCCAATTACCCCGAAATAATTAAATGGTTATACTGTCCCTCTCCGATCCCTTATCACCATGTTTCTGTCTCAGTACAGGAGTCGAAATGCTGTGATGCTTCCTTCTCTATCATGCATTTTAACTCTTAACAGTGCTCATCAGACACAGATATAGTTAAAAGTATATAGCATGTTTTTATGGCTGCCCGAGGGTGAACCCCAGAGAGTCAGTGGGCCCAGAGCTACCACCCCCTTGCTAGCTACGCCTCTGCCCCTTATAATTTTGTTTTTTATGCTAGGCACTGTGTCCTGTATACAAACCAGaaatgtaagaattttttttatatatcatactttctTGGACATTTCCTTCCAGAAAGTTTGTTGTATAGTTTGTATCCTTGTAGAGTCCTACAGTGAATCAGCTGCCTGATGTAAGAAGTAGTCACTTGACTATAGACCAGCCTTGTCTCTGTTACCAGCTATTCattttaggctacatgcacacaattgTTGTCGTGTGGGGGCAGGGGGGCCCTGTGTCACAGATCCACACAGGGCCATGCACAATCATGGCCATGTGCATGAGACTATGAGAATGAATAGCATACTGACAAATACATTTGAGAGCATGAGGCCTTGGCTCAATGTCAGGTAGCTACTTTTATATACGTCTCTACAGGAGAAGCTGTAACTGTCTACTATAAAGGTTTCTTGGTAGGATTTAGAACACTTACCTTAGTACGGGGCCTGTCTTCACCTATTTGTaaagcaataaatagtatatcaaTCTTATTGCTGATATTTACCTATTTGTATATGTTGACAGGGTGCTGGTTTGCACTTTGCTATGCTACCTGGCTGTCTATATGTTATTGTTCCTTTACCTATATCTTCAGGGATTTATACTCTTTTCTAGTTTTACCTGAAAAGTGTCCTTTTTATTGATTTTGTACACTGATTTGAGAGAATTCTCCAGTTAGACCGAAGTTGATTTTTACTGACctctttctttttatatttttacaagAAAATACAGTGAAAATCTGACTCTACATGTACCTGTCCAGCTCTGTTTTAACGCCATgtctaacaattttttttaacttgaatATGGCAATTTCAAGTTTAGAAAATTAGATTAATTATGCTGTATataatttccatttttttatttgcGTTTTTGTGAAAGCAACTTTTGTGTTTGTTTTAATGTGGATCTTTTGAAGGTCCTGTGATTTATTTAAAGATCAGATTTAGTCCGTTCAAGAGCAGGAGATATACCATTCTGTACCTGCCTGAAACTGAAGAATGTTCTTGTGAACACTACGCGTGGCACTGTGGTAACAAAAAGAGCTTCTGTAGGATTTTATAAATCATGCAGTTACAGTGCTATATACTTTACAAGGGTTTTTTATTGCATATCTTCTTATAAATTCCaatttaggctatattcacagttATCGTGCTACATTTCAGCTACTTTTA
This sequence is a window from Leptodactylus fuscus isolate aLepFus1 chromosome 2, aLepFus1.hap2, whole genome shotgun sequence. Protein-coding genes within it:
- the CLIC4 gene encoding chloride intracellular channel protein 4, which encodes MSVSVPQNGVLEDKDNLIELFVKAGIDGESIGNCPFSQRLFMILWLKGVVFNVTTVDLKRKPADLQNLAPGTHPPFITYNHEVKTDVNKIEEFLEEVLCPPKYRKLAARHPESNTAGMDIFAKFSAYIKNSRPDANEALERGLLKTLQKLDEYLNSPLPDEIDENSIEDVVVSNRKFLDGDDMTLADCNLLPKLHIVKVVTKKYRNFDIPKSMTGIWRYLSNAYSRDEFINTCPCDREIEIAYADVAKRLTK